A single Paenibacillus kribbensis DNA region contains:
- a CDS encoding cold shock domain-containing protein: MKGTVKWFNAEKGYGFIQVDGGEDVFVHFSAIQGDGFKTLEEGQAVEFEITEGNRGPQAANVIKL, from the coding sequence TTGAAAGGTACAGTTAAATGGTTTAACGCAGAAAAAGGTTATGGCTTCATCCAAGTGGATGGTGGCGAGGACGTATTCGTACACTTCTCCGCAATCCAAGGCGACGGCTTCAAAACTTTGGAAGAAGGTCAAGCGGTTGAATTCGAAATTACTGAAGGTAACCGTGGACCACAAGCAGCTAACGTTATCAAACTGTAA
- the pepF gene encoding oligoendopeptidase F has translation MSKIVKRADAPVENTWKLEDLFPDRKAWDQEYEEVKQLAKKAAQFQGKLNSAEAIGNCFKLEDELSLKTERVYVYAHLHHDEDTAEPTYQGLSQKAKKLGVEVSESLSFVTPEILALPDQQLDAFIEDPKLADYKFTLQEMKREKAHVLGKAEEALLAQVGNLAQAPQTIFGMLNNADLKFPKIKDENGKEVELTHGSYIQFLESPHREVRERAFKAVYDTYAKNKNTIASTLNANVNKNIFYSRVRKYPSVLEMSLYGDNIPKEVYTNLIDTIHESLPLLHRYIKLRKKLLGVDELHMYDLFAPLVDEYKMDITYEDAKKQTLEGLKPLGKDYLASLQKGYDERWIDVYENENKRTGAYSWGAYGTHPYVLLNHKDNLNSMFTLAHEMGHALHSYYSDNALKYRDAQYTIFLAEVASTTNEALLMDYLLNKSTDPKEKMYLLTYYADQFRTTVFRQTMFAEFEKIVHERAEQGESLTPQLLSEIYYDLNVKYHGPGMKVDKDIEMEWARIPHFYNSFYVYKYATGFSAATSFSKQILEEGQPAVDRYLGFLKSGGSDYSINILKNAGVDMSSPQPIREAMSVFEEVITEMEKLTEGK, from the coding sequence ATGAGTAAAATTGTAAAACGCGCCGATGCGCCGGTGGAAAATACATGGAAACTGGAAGACCTGTTTCCTGACCGCAAAGCATGGGACCAAGAATACGAAGAAGTCAAACAATTAGCCAAAAAGGCTGCACAATTCCAAGGCAAGCTGAATTCAGCCGAAGCGATTGGCAACTGCTTTAAACTGGAAGATGAACTGTCGCTCAAAACCGAGCGGGTCTATGTGTACGCCCATCTGCATCATGATGAGGATACGGCTGAACCTACATATCAAGGGCTTTCTCAAAAAGCCAAAAAATTAGGCGTTGAGGTTAGTGAGTCGCTTTCTTTCGTGACACCGGAAATTTTGGCCCTGCCGGATCAACAGCTTGATGCCTTCATTGAAGATCCGAAGCTGGCGGATTACAAATTTACCCTTCAAGAAATGAAGCGGGAAAAGGCGCATGTTTTGGGCAAAGCAGAAGAAGCGCTGCTTGCTCAGGTTGGCAATCTGGCTCAGGCTCCGCAAACGATTTTCGGTATGCTGAACAACGCCGATTTAAAATTCCCTAAAATTAAGGATGAAAACGGCAAAGAGGTTGAGCTGACCCATGGCAGCTATATTCAATTTCTCGAAAGTCCGCATCGTGAAGTACGTGAGCGTGCTTTTAAAGCAGTCTATGACACGTATGCCAAAAATAAAAATACGATTGCTTCCACACTGAATGCCAATGTGAATAAAAATATTTTTTATTCTCGTGTTCGCAAATATCCTTCCGTATTGGAAATGTCACTATACGGTGACAATATTCCGAAGGAAGTGTATACGAATCTCATTGATACCATTCATGAAAGTCTGCCTCTGCTCCATCGTTATATCAAGCTGCGTAAAAAGCTGTTAGGTGTGGATGAGCTTCATATGTATGATTTGTTCGCTCCGCTTGTGGACGAATACAAAATGGACATTACGTATGAAGACGCCAAAAAGCAAACGTTGGAGGGCCTTAAGCCACTCGGTAAGGATTATCTGGCCTCATTGCAAAAAGGCTATGATGAGCGCTGGATTGACGTATACGAAAATGAAAATAAACGTACAGGCGCTTACAGCTGGGGAGCTTATGGCACCCATCCTTATGTACTCCTGAACCATAAGGATAACCTGAACAGCATGTTCACACTTGCTCATGAAATGGGGCACGCGTTGCATTCCTATTATTCAGACAACGCATTGAAGTACAGGGATGCACAGTACACCATTTTCCTGGCTGAAGTAGCTTCCACGACCAATGAAGCATTGCTGATGGACTACCTGCTGAACAAATCTACCGATCCAAAAGAGAAAATGTATCTTCTCACCTACTATGCGGACCAATTCCGTACAACGGTATTCCGTCAAACGATGTTTGCGGAATTCGAGAAGATTGTACATGAACGCGCAGAACAGGGAGAATCCCTTACGCCGCAGCTTTTGTCGGAAATTTACTATGATCTGAATGTGAAATATCACGGTCCAGGCATGAAGGTAGACAAGGACATTGAAATGGAATGGGCGCGTATCCCCCATTTTTATAACAGTTTTTATGTCTACAAATATGCTACCGGCTTCTCGGCAGCAACCAGCTTCTCGAAACAGATTCTCGAAGAAGGCCAGCCGGCCGTTGACCGTTACTTAGGCTTCTTGAAGAGCGGCGGCAGCGATTATTCTATCAATATTTTGAAGAATGCTGGCGTCGATATGTCCTCACCGCAGCCAATTCGCGAGGCGATGAGCGTATTCGAGGAAGTCATTACGGAAATGGAAAAGCTGACGGAAGGCAAATAG
- a CDS encoding LapA family protein, with protein MKTQWSLIAALVIALLTAVFAVINVNSVQVNLLFSVVNIPLILLILGCTLLGGLIVGSFGIFRQYKLQRELKRLTAQLHTLQEEHNSAMEAYAHTTYDTPDSSSTLSISDRVTEQPSSNPDRLSK; from the coding sequence TTGAAAACACAATGGTCTTTAATCGCTGCTCTTGTTATCGCCTTGTTAACGGCTGTATTTGCTGTCATTAATGTGAACTCGGTTCAAGTGAATCTGCTGTTTAGTGTAGTGAATATCCCCTTGATTCTACTTATTCTTGGCTGCACTCTTTTAGGTGGACTTATCGTCGGTTCATTCGGTATCTTCCGCCAATACAAGCTTCAGAGAGAACTTAAACGTCTGACTGCCCAGCTTCATACACTGCAAGAAGAGCATAACTCCGCGATGGAAGCATATGCGCATACGACCTATGACACACCTGATTCATCCAGCACATTGTCTATATCCGACAGAGTTACAGAGCAACCGTCCTCTAACCCTGATCGGTTGTCCAAATGA
- a CDS encoding M42 family metallopeptidase yields MTIQLNEDYMMSFLQQLLNTPSPSGYTHHVMELIRKEAESLGVPIESNAKGGAILTLEGQETGHTLALSAHVDTLGAMVRSITNQGTLRLTSVGGFMMNSIENEYCLIHTRSGQTYTGTILSTHPSVHVYDDARSFERKESHMEIRIDELVESKEDVIQLGIAVGDFISFDALPVVTPSGFIKSRHLDDKASVAALFGLLQSAVHEGWKPRHTIKLLISNYEEVGHGAAYIPEGITEMIAVDMGCIGEDLSCKETDVSICAKDSSGPYDYHMTTRLIELAKELRIPYAVDIYPHYGSDASAALKAGNNIRAALIGPGVHASHAMERTHKQAVLNTARLLAAYVTV; encoded by the coding sequence ATGACGATTCAATTGAATGAAGATTACATGATGAGCTTTCTACAACAGCTGCTGAACACGCCCAGCCCAAGCGGGTATACTCATCATGTAATGGAACTGATCCGCAAGGAAGCCGAAAGCCTCGGGGTTCCGATCGAATCGAACGCCAAAGGAGGCGCCATCTTGACCTTGGAAGGTCAGGAAACAGGCCATACGCTGGCGCTGAGCGCCCATGTGGATACATTGGGCGCGATGGTGCGCTCGATTACCAATCAAGGCACCTTGCGTCTGACATCCGTCGGCGGCTTTATGATGAATAGCATTGAGAACGAATACTGTCTTATTCATACCAGAAGCGGACAAACGTATACAGGTACCATTCTGTCCACTCATCCATCCGTGCATGTCTATGATGATGCACGAAGTTTTGAGCGCAAAGAAAGTCATATGGAGATACGGATTGACGAACTGGTCGAATCAAAGGAAGACGTGATACAGTTAGGCATTGCGGTGGGTGATTTTATTTCGTTTGATGCCCTTCCGGTCGTAACACCGAGCGGCTTCATCAAATCACGGCATCTGGATGATAAAGCCAGTGTGGCTGCGCTATTTGGTTTACTGCAATCCGCCGTACACGAGGGCTGGAAGCCTCGGCATACTATTAAATTGCTCATTTCCAACTATGAGGAAGTAGGGCATGGAGCGGCATACATACCCGAAGGAATCACTGAGATGATAGCTGTCGATATGGGCTGTATAGGTGAAGATCTGAGCTGCAAGGAAACGGATGTTTCGATCTGTGCCAAGGATTCCTCCGGGCCCTATGATTATCATATGACAACTCGTCTGATTGAGCTGGCCAAAGAGCTTCGTATTCCGTATGCGGTTGATATTTATCCGCACTACGGCTCGGACGCCTCGGCTGCACTGAAAGCAGGCAACAATATCCGGGCCGCACTGATCGGCCCCGGTGTACACGCCTCCCACGCGATGGAGCGTACGCATAAGCAGGCTGTGTTGAACACTGCCCGTCTGCTTGCGGCTTATGTAACGGTTTAA
- a CDS encoding ABC-F family ATP-binding cassette domain-containing protein gives MNIMTVEHITKSYGEKVLFQDASFGMDERDKIGVVGVNGTGKSTFLRVISGLEPPDDGNIAVNNDVRIQYLAQNPEFDPEMKVLQHIFHGNQPEMKAVREYTETMELLELNPGSEELQSRLLRASQQMDTFQAWQLESEAKNILTRLGITQFEARMGVLSGGQRKRVALAAALIQPCELLILDEPTNHIDNESVEWLEQYLQKRRGALLMITHDRYFLDRVANVMLELDHGRLFRYEANYTRFLELKAEREEREASSEQKRKNLLRNELAWIRRGAKARSTKQKARIERYEQLRDQQPEARSGSVEMSVASTRLGKKILELEHLSKSVDSRKLIHDLSYIAVPGDRVGILGPNGSGKSTLLQMIAQRVEPDSGSVVLGPTVKLGYFTQEHQEMNESLRVIEYIKEEAEVIRTADGSTITAAQMLERFLFAPNAQWTVISRLSGGEKRRLYLLRVLMSAPNVLLLDEPTNDLDIQTLSVLEDYLDEFPGVVFIVSHDRYFLDRTVDKILAFEGEGQVRVHVGDYSEYAEWMSKNAQSSAATPVSPGTSSSARSSAPKSAGASNSVKETSKTKLKFTFNEQREYEQIDDLIEQAEEKLADIQRQMEEAFSDSARLQELMAEQAKAEEHLEYQMERWTYLNELAEQIEQSKS, from the coding sequence ATGAATATTATGACCGTTGAACATATAACGAAAAGCTATGGTGAAAAAGTGTTGTTTCAGGATGCTTCCTTTGGTATGGATGAACGTGACAAAATAGGAGTTGTCGGTGTGAACGGTACCGGTAAATCGACGTTTTTACGAGTAATTTCCGGGCTGGAGCCGCCAGATGATGGCAATATTGCAGTGAACAATGATGTACGTATTCAGTATTTGGCGCAAAACCCAGAGTTTGATCCTGAGATGAAGGTACTCCAGCATATTTTTCACGGCAACCAGCCAGAAATGAAAGCCGTGCGTGAATACACGGAAACCATGGAGCTGCTGGAACTGAATCCGGGCAGCGAGGAGCTTCAAAGCCGTCTGTTGCGGGCAAGCCAGCAAATGGATACGTTTCAGGCATGGCAGTTGGAGAGCGAGGCCAAAAATATACTTACCCGGCTGGGAATTACCCAGTTTGAGGCGCGTATGGGCGTTCTTTCCGGCGGTCAGCGCAAGCGGGTAGCTTTAGCGGCGGCTTTGATCCAACCCTGCGAGCTGCTCATTCTGGACGAGCCTACCAACCATATTGATAATGAGTCTGTGGAGTGGCTGGAGCAATATTTACAAAAAAGACGCGGTGCACTGTTAATGATCACGCATGATCGTTATTTTCTGGATCGAGTTGCGAATGTCATGCTGGAACTGGATCATGGACGGCTTTTCCGCTATGAGGCCAATTACACCCGTTTTCTGGAGCTGAAAGCAGAACGCGAAGAGCGGGAAGCGTCTTCGGAACAGAAAAGGAAAAACCTGCTGCGTAATGAGCTGGCCTGGATTCGGCGGGGAGCAAAGGCTCGTTCGACCAAGCAGAAAGCTCGTATTGAGCGCTATGAGCAGCTCAGGGATCAGCAGCCGGAAGCTCGTTCAGGGTCTGTAGAAATGTCCGTAGCCTCTACGCGTCTCGGTAAAAAGATATTGGAGTTGGAGCATCTGTCCAAGTCGGTAGATTCCCGCAAGCTGATACACGATTTGAGCTATATCGCGGTTCCAGGGGATCGTGTCGGTATCCTGGGTCCCAATGGCAGTGGGAAATCTACCCTGCTGCAAATGATTGCCCAGCGTGTGGAACCGGATTCCGGCAGTGTTGTGCTGGGACCGACCGTGAAACTTGGCTATTTTACTCAGGAACATCAGGAAATGAACGAATCACTGCGGGTCATTGAGTACATCAAGGAAGAGGCTGAAGTGATTCGTACAGCAGACGGATCAACGATTACAGCTGCGCAAATGCTGGAGCGTTTCCTGTTTGCTCCTAACGCGCAATGGACGGTAATTTCGCGATTGTCCGGGGGAGAGAAACGGCGCTTGTACCTGCTGCGTGTCCTGATGTCCGCCCCCAATGTGCTGCTACTGGATGAGCCTACAAATGATCTGGATATTCAGACCCTTTCTGTACTGGAAGACTATCTGGATGAATTCCCGGGCGTGGTTTTCATCGTTTCTCATGATCGCTACTTCCTGGATCGGACGGTGGATAAAATACTGGCATTTGAAGGCGAAGGACAGGTACGAGTGCATGTGGGCGATTACAGCGAGTATGCAGAATGGATGAGCAAAAATGCTCAATCATCTGCGGCTACGCCTGTCTCGCCGGGTACATCTTCTTCGGCCCGGTCTTCTGCGCCAAAGTCAGCAGGTGCTTCGAATTCGGTCAAGGAGACAAGCAAAACCAAGCTTAAATTCACCTTTAATGAACAGCGGGAATATGAGCAAATTGACGACCTGATTGAACAAGCCGAAGAGAAGTTAGCCGACATCCAGCGACAAATGGAGGAGGCTTTCAGTGATTCGGCCCGGCTACAGGAGCTTATGGCTGAGCAAGCAAAGGCTGAAGAGCATCTGGAGTATCAAATGGAGCGGTGGACCTACCTGAACGAGCTTGCCGAGCAAATTGAACAAAGCAAGTCATAA
- a CDS encoding DUF92 domain-containing protein — MDWIIGLLCAAVVAGAAFYKKSLTLSGFVAAVLMGTVYYGAGNLFWFGTLLLFFITSTLLSRYKKERKAELEKSYAKTGNRDAGQVWANGGLGMLLCLGYAIWPHMAWQLAFVGVMATVTSDTWATEFGSLSRKPPRSVLNGKVLAPGTSGGVSAMGTTAALAGGVLIGIGAWAFEYAIGTPILPIWLWALIGGISGSAGAFADSYLGATVQRMRSCTVCGREVEVDSHCGQATVYVRGWHWMSNDRVNSISSIFGGLVALVGIFF, encoded by the coding sequence ATGGACTGGATCATCGGCTTGCTTTGCGCTGCTGTGGTGGCGGGGGCTGCTTTTTATAAAAAATCCTTAACGCTATCCGGCTTTGTCGCAGCTGTATTGATGGGAACCGTGTATTATGGGGCAGGCAATCTGTTCTGGTTCGGTACTTTGCTCCTGTTTTTCATAACATCAACTCTCCTGTCAAGGTACAAAAAGGAGCGCAAGGCAGAGCTTGAAAAATCGTATGCCAAAACCGGCAATCGGGATGCAGGCCAGGTATGGGCCAACGGGGGATTAGGTATGCTGCTATGTCTGGGGTATGCCATATGGCCTCACATGGCCTGGCAGCTGGCATTTGTTGGTGTCATGGCTACAGTCACATCCGATACATGGGCAACGGAATTCGGCAGTCTGAGCCGTAAGCCGCCACGTTCGGTGCTTAACGGAAAGGTGCTGGCACCCGGAACCTCGGGAGGCGTATCTGCAATGGGAACGACTGCGGCCCTGGCTGGGGGCGTACTGATCGGAATAGGTGCATGGGCCTTTGAATATGCCATAGGAACGCCGATCTTGCCGATATGGCTCTGGGCATTGATTGGAGGCATATCCGGCAGTGCGGGGGCCTTTGCTGATTCCTATCTTGGTGCTACGGTGCAGAGGATGCGTTCCTGCACGGTTTGTGGACGGGAGGTAGAAGTAGACTCGCATTGTGGACAAGCAACGGTTTATGTGCGTGGCTGGCATTGGATGAGTAATGATCGGGTGAATAGCATTAGTTCTATTTTCGGAGGACTGGTTGCTCTTGTAGGTATTTTCTTTTAA
- a CDS encoding fumarylacetoacetate hydrolase family protein, with amino-acid sequence MNTEIRNVYCVGRNYKLHAEELGNDVPTEPMIFLKPSHAVVPLDGATLELPQGKGDIHFEAELVVAVGRNYESGMSADTCLSAFAFGIDFTLRDVQSALKKKGHPWTAAKGFKSAAPVTPFLPLENLDILGQQDFSLLKNGQEVQRGHIKDMIFSIENIVEYIATHYGLGEGDIIFTGTPDGVGPTTSGDRFELFWGSDRQGSCTIA; translated from the coding sequence ATGAACACGGAAATTCGTAATGTTTACTGTGTCGGACGCAATTATAAGCTGCATGCAGAGGAATTGGGGAATGATGTTCCTACAGAACCGATGATTTTTTTAAAGCCTTCCCATGCGGTTGTGCCGCTGGATGGTGCCACGCTGGAGCTTCCTCAGGGGAAAGGTGATATTCATTTTGAGGCTGAGCTGGTTGTGGCTGTCGGGCGTAATTACGAGTCGGGAATGTCCGCAGATACGTGTCTGAGCGCTTTTGCATTCGGCATTGATTTTACGCTGCGTGATGTACAAAGTGCTCTTAAGAAAAAAGGTCATCCATGGACGGCTGCCAAGGGCTTTAAGTCGGCTGCTCCTGTGACGCCTTTCCTGCCCTTGGAGAACCTGGACATACTGGGGCAGCAGGATTTTAGCTTGCTCAAAAACGGACAGGAAGTACAACGCGGTCATATCAAGGATATGATTTTTTCCATCGAAAACATCGTTGAATACATAGCGACTCATTATGGGCTGGGTGAGGGTGATATCATTTTTACAGGCACTCCGGACGGTGTTGGTCCTACCACAAGCGGGGATCGCTTCGAGCTTTTCTGGGGAAGTGATCGTCAGGGAAGCTGCACCATCGCCTAA
- a CDS encoding glycerophosphodiester phosphodiesterase — protein MKHLCVAHRGFSGIAPENTMAAFRLALEQPFVHWIELDVQLSKDGVPVVIHDFTLERTTNGTGRVKDSDWKELQQLDAGSWKNAKYYGEKIPSLAQVLDLCRGRVSLNIELKTAGDMYPGLEKAVLREIIMRDMEGEVVLTSFERAALRHTKELAPAIRTGLIIDARPDDLAKQLEKLQCSFLSMGYPRLDRSLLKNLIGRGITVMAWTVDDRRIMRRLSALHPELMICTNWPDRWEQVFLHSKHRLWHYIRNLIR, from the coding sequence ATGAAGCATTTGTGCGTGGCTCACCGTGGTTTTTCAGGCATTGCTCCCGAGAACACGATGGCGGCCTTTAGACTTGCGCTGGAGCAGCCGTTTGTACACTGGATTGAGCTGGATGTACAACTGTCGAAGGACGGTGTTCCGGTGGTCATCCATGATTTTACGCTGGAGCGAACGACGAATGGGACGGGACGGGTAAAGGATTCAGATTGGAAAGAGCTGCAACAACTAGATGCAGGTAGCTGGAAAAATGCGAAATATTATGGAGAAAAAATCCCTTCTCTCGCACAGGTGTTGGATCTGTGCCGCGGCCGGGTATCACTCAATATTGAGCTTAAAACAGCGGGCGATATGTATCCAGGTCTGGAGAAAGCCGTACTCCGTGAAATTATAATGAGAGACATGGAGGGTGAGGTGGTATTGACCTCCTTTGAGCGTGCTGCTTTACGCCACACCAAAGAGCTGGCACCTGCGATCCGTACCGGGCTCATTATTGACGCGCGTCCGGACGATTTGGCGAAGCAACTGGAGAAGCTGCAATGCTCTTTTTTATCCATGGGCTATCCGCGTCTGGATCGTAGTTTATTGAAGAACCTGATAGGACGTGGTATTACGGTTATGGCGTGGACGGTGGATGATCGCCGTATCATGCGGAGATTATCCGCACTGCATCCTGAATTGATGATTTGTACCAACTGGCCGGACCGCTGGGAGCAGGTTTTTTTGCATTCCAAGCACCGCTTGTGGCATTATATACGTAATCTTATTCGTTAA
- a CDS encoding CapA family protein — translation MHPPRSKRNEGRKKARKIKIGKAWIMTNLVLLLMIIGLFGYYYIFERGSSTLADNGEPSQSQQNVQPESSGEERPSASVSKNVTALSSKQLNDGSNVDEQAADDGTKQAADAAVDTGNRSVTPSDTQVPVGNTSDSGSLQENDGKASSTVTLHFVGDVQFSGKVEQRLEKNGFDFPYQYLGNLFRKDDLTIANLETPVTTGGVGALNKTYVYKSSPKALTALAAAGIDAVNLANNHILDQGTGGLLDTLKYLDEKGIAHVGAGRNAKEAYAPHYFDRKGIKIALLGATRVMPDANWNAGVKQPGVAGAYDSTAIVKSIREARRQADLVIVIAHWGKERAATLEPHQIELSHAFIDAGADIVIGGHPHVLQGLEQYKGKWIAYSTGNFIFSKSTVPATWDTAIFQATCTRSGACDMKLTPYRAELGQPIPLQDAEANKILQRVAALSPGNVTIGADGTVR, via the coding sequence ATGCACCCTCCCAGATCAAAGCGAAATGAAGGTAGGAAGAAAGCGAGAAAAATCAAAATAGGCAAGGCTTGGATTATGACGAATCTTGTCCTGCTGCTTATGATCATAGGTCTTTTCGGTTATTATTACATATTTGAACGCGGCAGCAGCACACTTGCGGACAACGGAGAGCCTTCGCAATCACAGCAAAACGTTCAACCGGAATCTTCCGGGGAAGAGCGGCCCTCTGCCTCGGTGAGTAAAAATGTTACAGCCTTGTCCAGTAAACAACTGAACGATGGGTCCAATGTAGATGAGCAAGCTGCTGACGATGGAACGAAGCAAGCTGCTGATGCTGCTGTAGATACGGGCAATCGTTCCGTAACACCATCTGATACGCAAGTCCCCGTAGGCAACACTTCAGACTCGGGTTCACTTCAGGAGAATGACGGGAAGGCTTCATCCACAGTCACGCTTCACTTTGTAGGGGATGTGCAGTTTTCCGGTAAGGTTGAGCAGAGGTTGGAGAAAAACGGATTTGATTTTCCATATCAATATCTCGGGAACCTGTTTCGTAAAGACGATTTGACGATTGCCAATCTGGAAACGCCAGTGACAACTGGCGGTGTTGGTGCGTTAAATAAAACGTATGTGTACAAATCTTCTCCCAAGGCGTTAACTGCATTAGCAGCGGCGGGGATAGATGCTGTAAATTTGGCCAATAATCATATTTTGGATCAGGGTACAGGCGGGTTACTGGACACACTAAAATATTTGGATGAAAAGGGTATAGCACATGTTGGAGCCGGACGTAATGCCAAAGAAGCGTACGCGCCGCACTATTTTGACCGCAAAGGCATTAAAATTGCGTTGTTAGGAGCTACACGTGTCATGCCTGATGCCAATTGGAATGCAGGTGTCAAACAGCCTGGTGTTGCCGGAGCATATGATTCGACCGCCATCGTGAAGTCCATCCGCGAGGCACGAAGGCAGGCAGATCTGGTGATTGTCATTGCCCATTGGGGGAAGGAGCGCGCCGCTACTCTGGAGCCACATCAAATCGAGTTGTCGCACGCCTTTATTGATGCAGGGGCCGATATTGTCATCGGCGGTCACCCGCATGTGCTTCAAGGGCTCGAGCAATATAAAGGCAAATGGATCGCATACAGCACAGGCAATTTTATTTTTTCCAAATCAACGGTGCCAGCCACTTGGGACACAGCGATATTTCAGGCAACCTGTACCCGTAGCGGGGCTTGCGACATGAAGCTGACTCCTTACCGGGCCGAGCTCGGTCAACCGATTCCGCTGCAGGATGCGGAGGCCAACAAAATTTTGCAGAGAGTAGCAGCACTGTCGCCGGGAAATGTCACGATAGGTGCGGATGGTACAGTAAGATGA
- the hemY gene encoding protoporphyrinogen oxidase: MEQKLRKIVIVGGGLTGLSAAFYTRKMYKEAGYTPRITLVEKAPVLGGKIETLHKDGFVIEKGPDSFLARKTAMVDLAKELELDHELVSTNPDAKKTYILHEGKLHPMPPGLVLGIPTELEPFLRSGLISLGGKLRAMMDFVIPPRREQGDESLGDFIERRLGKEVLENVTEPLLAGIYAANMKTLSLQATFPQFAEVEQQYGSLIHGMMTGRKPAETHTGTKKSVFLTFRQGLQSLVHALLNDLHDCDLRTGIAVTEFTKTTESEDSAYRVLLDNEETLEADDIFVTTPNFAAAPLLREHVNVAALEAVNYVSVANVVMAFDKKDIENVFDGSGFLVPRKEGRSVTACTWTSAKWLHTSPDDKVLLRCYVGRAGAEETVDLPDDDLIALVRQDLKEMMGVTANPLFTEITRLRNSMPQYPVGHPQAIADLREELRTAMPGVYVLGAGYDAIGLPDCIRQAKEWAANAVQAAQQEAVKVQV, encoded by the coding sequence ATGGAGCAAAAATTACGCAAGATTGTGATTGTAGGCGGCGGCTTGACCGGACTTAGCGCAGCTTTTTACACACGGAAAATGTACAAGGAAGCTGGCTATACACCACGAATTACACTGGTGGAGAAAGCTCCTGTGCTTGGCGGCAAAATTGAAACACTGCATAAAGACGGGTTTGTAATTGAAAAGGGACCGGATTCCTTTCTGGCCCGTAAAACGGCCATGGTAGACCTGGCGAAAGAGCTGGAGCTGGATCATGAACTGGTAAGCACGAACCCCGACGCCAAAAAGACATACATTTTGCATGAAGGAAAGCTTCATCCGATGCCTCCCGGTCTGGTATTGGGCATTCCAACAGAGCTGGAACCATTTCTGCGCAGCGGATTGATCTCTTTGGGTGGGAAATTACGGGCTATGATGGATTTTGTGATTCCTCCCCGTCGCGAACAAGGTGACGAGTCGTTAGGTGATTTTATTGAACGTCGACTGGGCAAGGAAGTGCTGGAGAATGTGACCGAGCCGCTGCTGGCCGGTATCTACGCCGCCAACATGAAGACGCTAAGTTTGCAGGCGACCTTCCCGCAATTTGCTGAGGTTGAACAGCAATACGGAAGCCTCATTCACGGGATGATGACTGGGAGAAAACCAGCCGAGACGCATACAGGCACGAAAAAAAGCGTCTTTTTGACCTTTCGTCAGGGCTTGCAAAGTTTGGTGCATGCGTTGCTGAATGATTTGCATGACTGTGATTTGCGCACGGGAATTGCTGTTACCGAATTCACAAAGACAACAGAAAGTGAAGATAGCGCCTATCGCGTTTTACTGGATAATGAAGAGACGCTGGAGGCGGACGATATTTTTGTAACGACTCCAAACTTTGCCGCTGCACCACTCTTGCGAGAGCATGTGAATGTGGCTGCACTGGAGGCCGTAAATTACGTATCCGTGGCAAACGTGGTCATGGCCTTCGATAAAAAAGATATTGAGAACGTCTTTGACGGTTCCGGTTTTCTCGTTCCACGCAAAGAGGGACGCAGTGTGACGGCTTGTACGTGGACGTCTGCGAAGTGGCTGCATACTAGCCCGGATGATAAGGTGCTGCTGCGCTGCTATGTTGGGCGAGCAGGAGCGGAAGAAACCGTAGACCTGCCGGATGATGATTTGATTGCGCTGGTACGGCAGGATTTAAAAGAAATGATGGGAGTTACGGCGAATCCGTTGTTTACGGAAATCACGCGTCTTCGCAATTCCATGCCGCAATATCCAGTTGGGCATCCGCAAGCTATAGCCGATCTGCGGGAAGAACTGCGAACTGCCATGCCGGGAGTGTATGTTTTGGGCGCTGGCTATGATGCGATTGGCTTGCCGGATTGCATCCGTCAGGCCAAGGAGTGGGCCGCTAATGCCGTCCAAGCAGCACAGCAGGAAGCGGTTAAGGTACAGGTGTAA